The Miscanthus floridulus cultivar M001 chromosome 7, ASM1932011v1, whole genome shotgun sequence genome includes a region encoding these proteins:
- the LOC136467658 gene encoding uncharacterized protein: MASSNVSTVYISVIDDVISKVREDFITYGVGDAVLNELQALWEMKMLHCGAISGNIDRTKAASASAGGTTGTTPPVHDLNVPYEATSEEYATPTADMLFPPTPLQTPIQTPLPGTDTAMYNIPTGPSDYAPSPISDIRNGMAINGTDPKAGRPSPYMPPPSPWMNQRPLGVDVNVAYVEGREDPDRGVQPQPLTQDFLMMSSGKRKRDEYPGQLPSGSFVPQQDGSADQIVEFVVSKENANQLWSSIINKLETPTKTITPVIPQCDGIQDDYNDQFFFQGVPTEDYNTPGESAEYRAPTPAVGTPKQTNDAGDDDDDDDEPPLNEDDDDDDELDDLEQGEDEPNTQHLVLAQFDKVTRTKNRWKCTLKDGIMHLNGRDVLFNKAAGEFDF, from the exons atggCGAGCAGCAACGTCTCCACCGTCTACATCTCTGTCATTGATGACGTCATCTCCAAGGTCCGCGAGGATTTCATCACCTACGGAGTCGGCGACGCCGTCCTAAACGAGCTCCAGGCT ctctggGAGATGAAAATGCTGCACTGTGGCGCGATCTCGGGGAATATAGACCGAACCAAGGCTGCTTCAGCGTCCGCCGGAGGCACCACCGGCACGACACCGCCCGTGCACGACCTCAACGTGCCGTACGAGGCCACATCCGAGGAGTACGCCACCCCGACCGCTGACATGCTGTTCCCGCCG ACACCATTGCAGACCCCAATCCAGACTCCTCTGCCAGGGACAGACACAGCGATGTACAACATACCCACCGGCCCTTCTGATTATGCCCCATCACCAATCAGCGATATCAGGAACGGGATGGCGATAAATGGGACAGACCCAAAAGCTGGCCGTCCAAGTCCCTACATG CCACCACCTTCCCCATGGATGAATCAGAGGCCGCTGGGTGTTGATGTGAATGTCG CTTATGTGGAAGGCCGTGAAGATCCTGACAGGGGCGTGCAGCCTCAGCCACTGACTCAG GATTTTTTGATGATGTCTTCTGGAAAACGCAAGAGGGATGAGTATCCTGGTCAGCTTCCTTCTGGTTCCTTTGTACCACAGCAAGATGGAAGTGCTGATCAGATAGTAGAATTTGTTGTGTCAAAG GAAAATGCTAACCAACTTTGGAGTTCCATCATCAACAAGCTTGAAACACCAACCAAGACAATCACTCCAGTTATTCCGCAGTGTGATGGGATTCAAGATGACTACAATGAT CAATTTTTCTTTCAAGGAGTTCCAACTGAAGATTATAATACCCCTGGAGAATCTG CGGAGTATCGAGCTCCTACACCTGCTGTTGGAACACCAAAACAAACAAACGATGCtggagatgatgatgacgacgatgatgaaccTCCTCTTAATgaagacgatgacgacgacgacgagttaGATGACCTTGAGCAAGGGGAGGATGAACCTAACACACAACATCTTGTACTTGCACAATTTGACAAA GTGACAAGGACCAAGAATCGTTGGAAGTGCACTTTGAAGGATGGAATCATGCATTTGAATGGCAGGGATGTTCTATTTAACAAG GCGGCGGGTGAGTTTGATTTTTGA